A genomic window from Punica granatum isolate Tunisia-2019 chromosome 2, ASM765513v2, whole genome shotgun sequence includes:
- the LOC116197964 gene encoding dual specificity protein kinase splB-like codes for MKNPPVAVPRLRKKSPRKPKLVCSCGGSFQPRPPNGNLRYVGGETRVVSVDRDIGFSRLRSKIAHIWPHLPSFSIMYQLPLRNAAAATSLVSVASDADVARMIDVYDKLEAYGTLPCRLWVFVFREERDQLGGGFVPIPTNEFGRFEKGDRSDDFCPTYGTSFGIEGQFSSSVRDNSIVVTSRYSIDPPRNTELKQQVYKVNALYHGAPVCNQPSRDRIRNSHLPHPSTLRDVNLEVEANGSSHIPLEQSSYRLSRGNRTSFGGSIQAANPVNDLKQPFGSGAIFTGTEVQLASLVNQENLVPRSINHGSTTSNLDNNHSAMSVVPPKSSGSSIHCHRLRHQRACPYQRTSRTNGILSAAKSYPVLKPNGNISKHGQSMQVASPRFYNRQSDGNSKATSSSINALDPCIVYQSLHQNLTLNCESSCWDSGKKLIPINQQGKIKLARGARGAGLSSNKNETVSPVDLSFCHLSLSSSRPCLTDVSNAQMKPETKSIDLMELSTARKFDELLGVKSDSHSSDTPETARESRVVDAKSVIRGSCKYSNAFCGIPADLAAFYTHLVARELQTIKASDLEYLKELGSGTYGTVYYGKWKGSDVAIKKLKASCFTNAPADEDRLVADFWKEAHILGQLHHPNIVAFYGVVTDGPITNLATVTEYMVNGSLKQVLRRKDRTIDRRKRLIIARDAAFGMEYLHGKNIVHFDLKSHNFLVNMRDPQRPVCKIGDLGLSKIKQRTLVSGGVRGTIPWMAPELFNSKSNMVTEKIDVYSFGIVMWELLTGEEPYENLRSEEIIAGIINGNLRPNIPSWCDPVWRSLMERCWSSDPESRPSFSEVAKELRTMSAAMNIK; via the exons ATGAAAAACCCTCCCGTCGCTGTTCCTCGCCTCCGCAAGAAGTCCCCAAGAAAGCCCAAGCTCGTCTGCAGCTGCGGCGGCTCCTTCCAGCCCCGCCCCCCCAATGGCAACCTCCGCTACGTCGGCGGCGAGACTCGCGTGGTCTCCGTCGACCGCGACATTGGCTTCTCCAGGCTCAGGTCCAAGATCGCCCATATCTGGCCCCACCTTCCCTCTTTCTCCATCATGTACCAGCTCCCGCTGCGCAATGCCGCCGCGGCCACGTCATTAGTCTCCGTGGCGTCGGACGCTGACGTGGCCCGCATGATCGACGTGTACGACAAGCTCGAGGCGTACGGTACGTTGCCCTGCAGGCTCTGGGTGTTTGTTTTCAGGGAGGAAAGAGACCAACTCGGTGGCGGGTTTGTTCCTATTCCTACTAATGAGTTTGGACGTTTCGAGAAGGGTGATCGGTCTGACGATTTTTGTCCTACGTATGGGACGAGTTTCGGAATCGAGGGGCAATTCAGTAGTTCGGTTAGGGATAATTCAATCGTGGTAACATCGCGGTACTCCATCGATCCTCCGAGGAACACGGAGTTAAAGCAGCAGGTTTACAAAGTGAATGCTTTATATCACGGAGCACCTGTTTGCAATCAGCCTAGCCGTGACAGAATTCGTAATTCACATCTCCCTCATCCTTCGACTCTGAGGGATGTAAATCTGGAAGTGGAAGCTAATGGTTCCTCGCACATTCCATTGGAGCAATCTAGTTATCGGCTGAGCAGGGGAAATAGGACCAGCTTTGGAGGCTCAATTCAGGCTGCTAATCCAGTGAATGATCTGAAGCAACCATTTGGTTCAGGAGCTATTTTCACTGGTACTGAAGTGCAGCTGGCGAGCCTTGTGAACCAGGAGAACCTCGTGCCAAGAAGTATTAATCACGGTTCAACCACTAGCAACTTAGATAATAATCATTCTGCCATGAGTGTAGTTCCTCCAAAATCATCGGGGAGTAGTATCCATTGCCATAGGTTGAGACATCAGCGGGCTTGTCCCTACCAACGGACCAGCAGAACCAATGGTATTCTTTCTGCGGCTAAAAGTTACCCAGTGCTCAAGCCCAATGGCAACATCTCGAAGCATGGACAGTCCATGCAAGTGGCCTCTCCACGGTTTTATAACCGTCAATCTGATGGAAACTCGAAGGCTACAAGCTCTAGCATAAATGCTCTGGATCCCTGCATCGTTTACCAAAGCCTCCATCAAAATCTTACTCTAAACTGCGAGTCCAGTTGTTGGGATAGTGGCAAAAAACTAATCCCGATCAACCAGCAAGGGAAGATCAAGCTTGCCCGAGGAGCTAGAGGGGCTGGCTTGTCGAGCAATAAGAATGAAACTGTGTCTCCAGTGGACTTATCATTCTGTCACTTGTCACTTTCATCGTCCAGACCTTGCCTGACTGATGTGTCCAATGCCCAGATGAAGCCAGAGACCAAGTCGATAGATTTAATGGAGTTGAGCACAGCCcgaaaattcgatgaattactAGGAGTGAAATCTGATTCTCATTCCTCAGATACTCCTGAAACTGCAAGAGAATCCCGTGTAGTTGACGCAAAG TCTGTGATCAGAGGAAGCTGCAAGTATTCCAATGCTTTTTGTGGAATCCCTGCTGATTTGGCTGCATTTTATACGCATCTAGTTGCAAGAGAGTTGCAG ACTATTAAAGCTTCTGACCTGGAATACTTGAAAGAGCTTGGATCGGGCACTTATGGAACAGTATATTATGGGAAATGGAAGGGATCTGATGTTGCAATAAAGAAGTTAAAGGCTAGCTGCTTCACAAACGCTCCTGCTGATGAAGATCGCTTG GTTGCTGACTTCTGGAAGGAAGCTCATATACTGGGGCAGCTTCATCACCCGAATATAGTTGCCTTCTACGGTGTTGTTACAGATGGGCCCATCACAAACTTGGCCACGGTCACAGAATACATGGTCAATGGATCCCTCAAACAAGTTCTTCGCCGAAAGGACAG GACAATCGATCGGCGGAAGAGGCTGATCATAGCAAGGGATGCGGCCTTCGGGATGGAGTATCTACATGGGAAAAATATTGTTCACTTCGACCTGAAATCCCATAATTTTCTAGTAAATATGAGGGATCCCCAGCGGCCGGTTTGCAAG ATTGGTGATCTTGGCTTGTCGAAAATCAAACAGAGGACACTCGTCTCTGGTGGAGTACGAGGTACAATACCATGGATGGCTCCCGAACTCTTTAATAGTAAGAGCAACATGGTCACTGAGAAG ATCGATGTCTACTCTTTTGGCATAGTTATGTGGGAACTTTTGACTGGTGAGGAACCGTATGAGAACCTGCGGTCAGAAGAAATCATCG CTGGTATCATAAATGGGAACCTGAGACCCAACATCCCAAGCTGGTGCGATCCCGTTTGGAGATCACTGATGGAGAGGTGCTGGTCATCGGATCCCGAGTCGAGGCCGTCCTTCTCGGAGGTTGCAAAGGAGCTGCGCACCATGTCTGCAGCCATGAACATAAAATGA
- the LOC116197968 gene encoding deSI-like protein At4g17486 has protein sequence MGAEKTSTSGSDSETQVALNVYDLTPINNYTYWFGFGIFHSGIEVHGKEYGFGAHDFPVSGVFEVEPRSCPGFIYRCSVPLGRIDMPPSDFRTFIENMASEYHGDTYHLISKNCNHFTNDVSQRLTGRRIPGWVNRLAHLGALCSCLLPESLQVTTVKQLPEYHECSEEDMTESLSTTPHESTEMEDVEQERHLLSSPSISGEVSFIKEAIQK, from the exons ATGGGGGCAGAGAAGACCTCGACCTCCGGGAGCGATTCCGAGACGCAGGTGGCGTTGAACGTCTACGATCTCACGCCCATCAATAATTACACCTACTGGTTCGGTTTCGGCATCTTTCACTCGGGCATTGAAG TACATGGTAAGGAGTACGGCTTTGGAGCACACGACTTCCCAGTCAGTGGAGTTTTTGAAGTGGAACCAAGGAGTTGCCCAGGTTTTATATATCGGTGCTCTGTACCATTGGGCCGCATAGATATGCCTCCCTCTGATTTCAGAACATTTATTGAGAATATGGCTTCTGAATACCATGGAGATACGTATCACCTCATTTCCAAGAACTGTAACCATTTCACCAACGATGTGTCGCAGAGATTGACAGGCAGAAGGATCCCTGGGTGGGTTAATAGACTTGCTCATTTAG GTGCTTTATGCAGTTGTCTTCTTCCCGAAAGCCTCCAAGTGACAACAGTTAAACAGTTGCCAGAATACCATGAGTGTTCAG AGGAAGATATGACCGAATCTTTATCAACAACGCCTCATGAGTCTACTGAAATGGAAGATGTCGAGCAAGAGAGGCACTTGCTGTCGAGCCCATCTATAAGTGGGGAGGTTTCATTTATTAAAGAGGCGATACAAAAGTGA
- the LOC116197967 gene encoding acyl-protein thioesterase 2, with protein MSFTGPSVGSGGAARRAFEFGRTYVVRPKGKHQATVVWLHGLGDNGSSWSQLLETLPLPNIKWICPTAPTQPISIFGGFPSTAWFDVGELSEDAPDDFEGLDASAAHVANLLSTEPADIKLGVGGFSMGAATALYSAISYVQGKYENGNPYPANLSAVVGLSGWLPCSKMLNKRIEGVDEAGRLAESLPVLLCHGKVDDVVLYKFGEKSSHALNSAGFRDVTFKSYDGLGHFTVPDEMDMVCSWLSSKLGLDGSS; from the exons ATGAGCTTTACGGGGCCTTCTGTTGGTTCGG GTGGGGCAGCTAGGAGGGCTTTTGAATTTGGGAGGACCTATGTGGTCAGACCCAAAGGCAAACACCAAGCAACTGTTGTTTGGCTTCACGGTCTTGGAGATAATGGTTCCAG TTGGTCCCAGCTCTTGGAGACACTACCCCTACCAAAT ATAAAGTGGATCTGCCCAACTGCTCCAACCCAACCAATAAGTATATTTGGGGGTTTTCCTTCAACGGCTT GGTTTGATGTTGGAGAGCTTTCAGAAGATGCTCCCGATGATTTTGAGGGTTTGGATGCTTCCGCAGCTCATGTGGCCAATCTGTTATCTACAGAGCCTGCTGATA TCAAACTCGGCGTGGGAGGTTTCAGTATGGGAGCAGCGACCGCCCTGTACTCTGCAATCAGCTATGTCCaaggaaaatatgaaaatggcAATCCTTACCCGGCCAATCTAAGTGCTGTGGTGGGACTTAGTGGCTGGCTTCCCTGCTCAAA GATGCTGAATAAGAGGATAGAGGGGGTTGATGAAGCTGGAAGGCTCGCTGAGTCCTTGCCCGTATTGCTCTGCCATGGGAAAG TTGATGATGTGGTCCTTTACAAATTTGGTGAGAAATCCTCACATGCTTTGAACTCAGCTGGATTCCGTGATGTTACATTCAAATCTTATGATGG TCTTGGGCACTTCACGGTTCCTGATGAGATGGATATGGTCTGTTCATGGCTATCATCGAAATTGGGGCTTGATGGCTCTTCATAG
- the LOC116197965 gene encoding probable receptor-like protein kinase At5g20050, whose protein sequence is MESKKVNLIAALSIFSLVILIVVTRVTLKLSKTFYFVLGADVSVIVAIFAFLLIRRRYNLRRKLLESRWISEGKELKIEYSFLRKVAGVPTKFRYREIEEATDNFQALVGRGASASVFKGILTDGTQVAVKRIDGQERGEKEFRSEVSAIAGVQHVNLVRLLGYCCVTGGPRFLVYDFIPNGSLDCWIFPKKNRRNRPGGCLSWDLRYKIAIDIARALSYLHHDCRSRVLHLDVKPENILLDENYRGIVADFGLSRLMGKDESRIVTTIRGTRGYLAPEWLLEHGVTEKSDIYSYGMVLLEMIGGTRNVCLIEIGNNRSRRRWQYFPKIVCEKLREGRLMEVVDHRLLRSGGIDEQEVRRMVYVALWCIQERARLRPSMQRVVEMLEGRAAIEEPPETQMIVVDLLAVDEEQEQEINGDGNGRTRPVIIEQVGDQNPPTTSAYSFTMSVLSPR, encoded by the coding sequence ATGGAAAGCAAGAAAGTAAATCTCATTGCTGCTTTGTCAATCTTTTCTCTCGTCATCCTAATCGTCGTAACTCGGGTGACCCTCAAGCTATCCAAGACATTTTACTTCGTTCTCGGGGCAGATGTCTCCGTGATTGTTGCTATCTTTGCTTTTCTCTTGATCAGGAGGCGCTACAATCTGAGGAGGAAACTTTTGGAGTCTCGGTGGATTTCCGAGGGTAAAGAGCTGAAGATTGAGTACAGTTTCCTTCGGAAAGTTGCCGGAGTGCCCACGAAATTCCGCTACAGAGAGATCGAGGAAGCCACCGATAACTTCCAAGCCCTTGTAGGCCGAGGTGCCTCCGCTTCCGTCTTCAAAGGGATCCTGACTGACGGGACTCAGGTGGCCGTGAAGAGGATCGACGGTCAAGAACGTGGAGAGAAAGAGTTCAGATCAGAAGTCTCAGCAATTGCGGGAGTTCAGCACGTGAACCtcgtgaggctccttggctATTGTTGCGTAACGGGAGGGCCTCGCTTCCTGGTGTATGATTTCATTCCAAATGGTTCCTTGGACTGCTGGATTTTCCCCAAGAAGAACCGCCGGAACCGTCCTGGAGGCTGCCTGTCTTGGGACCTCAGGTATAAAATTGCCATTGATATTGCTCGAGCCCTTTCCTACCTTCACCATGATTGCCGGTCAAGAGTCCTCCACCTCGATGTGAAGCCCGAGAACATACTCCTCGATGAGAATTATCGAGGGATCGTTGCAGATTTTGGCCTTTCGAGGCTAATGGGGAAGGACGAGAGCAGGATCGTCACCACGATCCGAGGAACAAGAGGATACTTGGCCCCTGAATGGCTGCTGGAGCATGGAGTGACAGAAAAATCGGACATTTACAGCTATGGGATGGTTCTTTTGGAGATGATCGGAGGGACAAGAAACGTTTGcttaatcgagataggaaacAATCGGTCCCGCAGGAGGTGGCAGTACTTCCCGAAGATCGTGTGCGAGAAGTTACGAGAAGGGAGACTAATGGAGGTTGTCGATCATCGCCTACTGAGGAGTGGCGGGATCGACGAGCAGGAAGTCAGGAGGATGGTGTACGTGGCTCTTTGGTGCATACAGGAGAGGGCACGGCTGAGACCGAGCATGCAGAGAGTAGTGGAGATGCTCGAAGGACGGGCGGCAATAGAAGAGCCACCTGAAACTCAGATGATCGTGGTCGATCTCTTAGCAGTCGACGAAGAGCAAGAACAGGAAATTAACGGTGACGGAAATGGGCGGACCAGACCTGTGATCATAGAGCAAGTGGGGGATCAGAATCCGCCGACTACGTCGGCTTATTCTTTTACCATGTCCGTTCTTTCGCCGAGATAA
- the LOC116197992 gene encoding uncharacterized protein LOC116197992 isoform X2 gives MRFTRGTRVEVLDRKELLLGSWRCGEIISSNGRTCTVRYYSPSRKNALAKVSGSVLRPCPPHLGIRKEWASGDVLEVLNDYSWRMAKVMKSLGGDSYVVRVLGTSEEFRVDVSETRVRQSWNNGKWIIIGQVSGVANERKQDDQVRAETPKRESSYLYHQAGGPKKRRVCAKERISSAEVDANRAKLPELIDVSLRIQDSAASSSCSISHAESNNNDDTCSIGSCSITDDKYCRSSPKFSGPAEGNMSDAESFSHGRYKAQKDYVPPNSGEGSEAEVHNLELRAYRRTMEALYASGALSWEKESLMSNLRVSLNISSDEHLTELRVLLSASNDTPFR, from the exons ATGAGATTTACGAGAGGGACTAGAGTGGAAGTATTAGACAGGAAGGAGCTGCTCTTGGGTTCTTGGCGCTGTGGAGAAATAATCTCCAGTAATGGACGCACCTGCACTGTCCGGTATTACAGCCCAAGCAGAAAGAATGCTCTAGCCAAAGTCTCCGGCTCGGTCCTCAGGCCTTGTCCACCTCATCTGGGCATTCGAAAGGAATGGGCCTCTGGCGATGTTCTGGAGGTATTGAATGATTACTCTTGGAGAATGGCTAAAGTGATGAAGTCTTTGGGTGGTGATTCCTATGTGGTTCGGGTACTTGGAACGTCTGAGGAATTCAGGGTTGATGTTTCAGAAACTAGGGTGAGGCAGTCTTGGAATAATGGCAAATGGATTATAATTGGACAG GTTTCTGGTGTTGCCAATGAACGTAAGCAAGATGACCAAGTTCGAGCTGAAACTCCAAAAAGAGAATCCTCTTATCTCTATCATCAAGCTGGAGGCCCCAAGAAACGCCGTGTCTGCGCAAAAGAGAGAATTAGTAGTGCAGAAGTCGATGCAAATCGAGCTAAGTTGCCTGAGCTAATTGACGTGTCTTTGAGGATTCAAGACTCCGCTGCTAGTTCTTCATGTTCCATATCACATGCAGAATCTAACAACAATGATGATACATGCTCCATTGGAAGCTGCAGCATCACCGATGACAAATACTGTAGATCGTCTCCCAAGTTTTCTGGCCCAGCTGAAGGTAACATGAGTGATGCTGAATCTTTCAGCCATGGTCGATACAAGGCACAGAAGGATTATGTGCCCCCTAACTCAGGAGAGGGATCAGAGGCTGAAGTCCATAACTTGGAGTTGCGTGCATACCGTCGTACGATGGAGGCACTATATGCTTCGGGGGCTCTAAGTTGGGAAAAGGAGTCGCTCATGAGCAATCTTCGGGTATCCCTCAACATATCGAGCGATGAGCATTTAACAGAGTTGAGAGTCCTGCTTTCTGCAAGTAATGACACCCCATTTAG ATAA
- the LOC116197992 gene encoding uncharacterized protein LOC116197992 isoform X1 — MRFTRGTRVEVLDRKELLLGSWRCGEIISSNGRTCTVRYYSPSRKNALAKVSGSVLRPCPPHLGIRKEWASGDVLEVLNDYSWRMAKVMKSLGGDSYVVRVLGTSEEFRVDVSETRVRQSWNNGKWIIIGQVSGVANERKQDDQVRAETPKRESSYLYHQAGGPKKRRVCAKERISSAEVDANRAKLPELIDVSLRIQDSAASSSCSISHAESNNNDDTCSIGSCSITDDKYCRSSPKFSGPAEGNMSDAESFSHGRYKAQKDYVPPNSGEGSEAEVHNLELRAYRRTMEALYASGALSWEKESLMSNLRVSLNISSDEHLTELRVLLSASNDTPFR; from the exons ATGAGATTTACGAGAGGGACTAGAGTGGAAGTATTAGACAGGAAGGAGCTGCTCTTGGGTTCTTGGCGCTGTGGAGAAATAATCTCCAGTAATGGACGCACCTGCACTGTCCGGTATTACAGCCCAAGCAGAAAGAATGCTCTAGCCAAAGTCTCCGGCTCGGTCCTCAGGCCTTGTCCACCTCATCTGGGCATTCGAAAGGAATGGGCCTCTGGCGATGTTCTGGAGGTATTGAATGATTACTCTTGGAGAATGGCTAAAGTGATGAAGTCTTTGGGTGGTGATTCCTATGTGGTTCGGGTACTTGGAACGTCTGAGGAATTCAGGGTTGATGTTTCAGAAACTAGGGTGAGGCAGTCTTGGAATAATGGCAAATGGATTATAATTGGACAG GTTTCTGGTGTTGCCAATGAACGTAAGCAAGATGACCAAGTTCGAGCTGAAACTCCAAAAAGAGAATCCTCTTATCTCTATCATCAAGCTGGAGGCCCCAAGAAACGCCGTGTCTGCGCAAAAGAGAGAATTAGTAGTGCAGAAGTCGATGCAAATCGAGCTAAGTTGCCTGAGCTAATTGACGTGTCTTTGAGGATTCAAGACTCCGCTGCTAGTTCTTCATGTTCCATATCACATGCAGAATCTAACAACAATGATGATACATGCTCCATTGGAAGCTGCAGCATCACCGATGACAAATACTGTAGATCGTCTCCCAAGTTTTCTGGCCCAGCTGAAGGTAACATGAGTGATGCTGAATCTTTCAGCCATGGTCGATACAAGGCACAGAAGGATTATGTGCCCCCTAACTCAGGAGAGGGATCAGAGGCTGAAGTCCATAACTTGGAGTTGCGTGCATACCGTCGTACGATGGAGGCACTATATGCTTCGGGGGCTCTAAGTTGGGAAAAGGAGTCGCTCATGAGCAATCTTCGGGTATCCCTCAACATATCGAGCGATGAGCATTTAACAGAGTTGAGAGTCCTGCTTTCTGCAAGTAATGACACCCCATTTAGGTGA